The Nitrospiraceae bacterium region AGTCGTTACCCGCAGACAAGCTCCATTCGATGGGGCGGGAATGGAAGAAAGAGGAGCAGTTCAAACCGAGGATGGACATGCCATCGGGGCCTCCTCGGTAGGCCGGTACTGCTACCCTTTCATGATACATCCGTCCCTGCATATCCTCATCGCGGCCTCCGAAGCAACTCCCTACGCGAAAACTGGTGGATTGGCTGATGTCGTCGGGGCATTGTCCCTCGAATTTGCCAAGCTTGGTCATGATGTCATCTTGATACTTCCCTACTACCGAAGTGTGAAAGACTCAGGCCGATCGTTTCGAGCCGTTGGATCATTCCGTGTCCCCACTCCGAATGGCCCAGCCGACACGGTCATCGAGGAAGAGGTGGCTCCGGTAGATCAAGACGGGTACCGTATCCGAGTCTGGGCGTTACGTCACGATCATTTCTTTGACCGCGTCGGACTGTATCAGGACAAGGGGGGTGACTACGCGGATAATCTGGATCGATTTACTTTCTTCAGTCGCGCAGTTCTCGAGGGGATGGCGTATCTCAATGCCCGGCATAGCTGGAAACCAGATATCCTCCATCTTCACGACTGGCAGACCTCACTCTGCGCTCCATATCTCAAAACGACCTATCGGGAACAGGTTGATCTGCAGGGTTCCCGGATTCTTTTAACGCTCCATAATGTTGGCTATCAGGGTATTTTCCCGGCGTCGGATTTTTCAAGGACCGGGCTTCCTCCATCGATGTTTACCCCGAGCACGTTGGAGTTCCACGGCTCAGTGAATTTGCTCAAGGGGGGAATTGTGTTTGCCGATTGTCTGACCACGGTGAGTCCAACATATGCTCGAGAAATTCTGTCGCCGGAATTCGGTTTTGGGTTGGATGGCGTGTTGAGACATTGCCGACACCGGCTCACGGGAATTCTTAACGGCATTGATGTCGAGCAATGGAATCCCGAAACGGATCCCCATTTGCCAGCCCACTACTCTGTGGCGAACCAAGCTGGGAAGAACATTTGCAAAAGGTCCCTCCAGCGAGAGTTTCAGTTGCCAGAGAAAGATGTCCCACTTATCAGTGTGATCGCCCGACTTGTTTCTCAAAAGGGATCAGATCTCGTCGGCGATATCATTCCTGATCTCATGACACAGGACGTGCAACTGGTAGTTTTGGGGACTGGCGATCCTGCCTATGAAGAACGATTCCGCGCATTGCAGAAGCGCTTTCCATCACAATTCGGGCTCGTCATCGGCTTCGACGAAGCACTTGCACACAGAATCGAAGCAGGGGCTGACATCTTACTGATGCCGTCTCGATATGAGCCATGCGGGCTGAGCCAGTTGTACAGTCTTCGTTACGGCACGGTGCCCGTCGTCAGGAAGACAGGAGGGTTGGCCGACACCGTCGTGCCGTTCACTCCAACGAACGCCCAGGCAGGAACCGCCACTGGATTTCAGTTTGAAGCAGCAACGGCCGAATCGTTGCTCAGCGTGATAACGAAGGCGATCGCTCTGTATCACGATCGCTCAACCTGGAAGAGGCTGGTTCTAGCAGGTATGAGGACGAATGTGTCTTGGGCCCGATCTGCCCAATCGTATAATCAGCTCTTCTTGACCCTTCTCCGGGAGCAAAAGAGGAAAGCTTAGCTCGTTGGCGTTCGGGTGGTGATGGAGAAGCGGCGAGTTAGGGGAGGCGTTGTGTTAACTGAATAAATCTCGCCTCAAGCTCTGCGAGCAAAATCTGCGCTTGCGAAGAGTAGTACTTATAATCATCAGTTTCTGGTTGAGCAATCACGGACTTGAAGAGACCCTTCGCCACGTCGAGATGACCGGCGTCCACGGCAAGCTGCCCTGTTCGAATCGAACAAGCTGCTGCCATGGCCCTCACGTCCACGGCGAAGCGATTAGTTGGCTGGCCCACGAATTGTTCAAGCTTCTTCGGTAAGGGGAGGACGAAGGATTCCCGTGCCGAAGAATCATTGGCTGCACGGGCCAAAGTGACCACATCGGTTTGCAAGCTTTCAACGTCCGACCCTGCTTGGCAGTGAGAATATGTTTTCCACAGGTCCATGAAACCGGCATTGTCTATGACTGCCGCGTTCATGGGTTGGCTTGTTTGACAGCCGACCAATGACAAGAGAAGCAGACCCGTGACCACAGCCATGGGTGTCTTCATTGGGGAGATATTTCGGTTCATTCTCATACTCATAAAGAGTTCGCCTTTTCATTCTCGGGTTATGCAATCAATAGGCCGACGAGATTGTCATTATAACTAATTGATTTATTTAATATATTAAGTTACTTGAGCTGTGCTGAAAATAACCCACTATGGCATATTTGAGGCAGGTACTGTGCTGGATTATGAGTTGAAGATTTGAACGAGGATCCCAGTACGAGTCGTTGCGTTGGTTTTCCTCATAATATGTTTAATATGTTCTTTAACCGTTTGCTCTGTGATTTGAAGCGCATTGGCGATTTCTTTATTCGTCCATCCCTTTGCCAGGTGTTCCACGACCGACTGTTCCCGATTGGTCAATTGGAATTTCTCTTTGGCCTGGTCTGTGTTCAGTTGCTGCCGTCGGGCCAACTCTTCCATAGTGACGACCAGCCGCGCAAATTGCACACCGCCTCGATCTGGTAAGCCAAATCCCCGTAATAAAACCGGCTGGTCCGGGTTGCCTGTCACTCGTTTGATTTCAAACTGCTCCCAGTCTTTCGCTTCAGTACGAATGTGAAGCGCTTTGACGATCTCGCCGCAGAGTTCTGTGAGAGCTGTTGGCAATACGCCGTGGGCAGCTTTGGAAGCCCCTCCTCCGTGCAGGGCGGCATTAATCTGCTTAGACAATTCGGATGCCTGACGGTTCATGTGAAGTAACTGCATGGAGGCCGAGAGCACAACAATGCCCGGGCCCGCCCGCTGGTCAGCCAGGGTTTCGGCTGGATCTGGGATACCTGTTGGATCGCTCATGGCGTAGGAATTATCTACGAGGATTCTATGAGGAGTCTTCTAGACAATCCAAGGAATTCTGCTAATGTAACAATGAGATGTCACCACGAAACCTCACCAGAGGTGAAATGGTACCTAACCCTTTCGAGGGAGTCAACACCCCACCTTTCGGGAAACGAGGCCTACGTCATTGGTATTGTCGGTGTGACTAGGGATTTTTATACTGGCATTCACGTCCGCTGTACCTTTTCCTAACATCATTATTCACGCAGGCTATTCATAAGATTCGATCGAATGGATGTGAGTGAAAACCGAAATTTCGAGACTTGCACTGCTTTGCTGTAGGCGCGCAGCACATTCCATCATCTCTCTTAGGGGGGCACCGTGGCACAGATTGAGTGGGAATGGCCGATCATGACAAATTTTCAAAAGCAT contains the following coding sequences:
- the glgA gene encoding glycogen synthase GlgA, which codes for MIHPSLHILIAASEATPYAKTGGLADVVGALSLEFAKLGHDVILILPYYRSVKDSGRSFRAVGSFRVPTPNGPADTVIEEEVAPVDQDGYRIRVWALRHDHFFDRVGLYQDKGGDYADNLDRFTFFSRAVLEGMAYLNARHSWKPDILHLHDWQTSLCAPYLKTTYREQVDLQGSRILLTLHNVGYQGIFPASDFSRTGLPPSMFTPSTLEFHGSVNLLKGGIVFADCLTTVSPTYAREILSPEFGFGLDGVLRHCRHRLTGILNGIDVEQWNPETDPHLPAHYSVANQAGKNICKRSLQREFQLPEKDVPLISVIARLVSQKGSDLVGDIIPDLMTQDVQLVVLGTGDPAYEERFRALQKRFPSQFGLVIGFDEALAHRIEAGADILLMPSRYEPCGLSQLYSLRYGTVPVVRKTGGLADTVVPFTPTNAQAGTATGFQFEAATAESLLSVITKAIALYHDRSTWKRLVLAGMRTNVSWARSAQSYNQLFLTLLREQKRKA
- a CDS encoding LuxR C-terminal-related transcriptional regulator; the encoded protein is MSDPTGIPDPAETLADQRAGPGIVVLSASMQLLHMNRQASELSKQINAALHGGGASKAAHGVLPTALTELCGEIVKALHIRTEAKDWEQFEIKRVTGNPDQPVLLRGFGLPDRGGVQFARLVVTMEELARRQQLNTDQAKEKFQLTNREQSVVEHLAKGWTNKEIANALQITEQTVKEHIKHIMRKTNATTRTGILVQIFNS